GTTCGTCGAGCCGTCGCGTACTCGGCCGTTATAGACTCTATTGCGACGACCGACGAGTGCGGCATGCCTGCACCTGATGGGACGCGTTCGCCGGGTCAACGGTGCGATCGCCAGCGGTTGAATCGGACTCTTCCGGGAGTAGAATTAACTGAGTGTTCGCATATGTCAGTATCACCCTCGCGACGCCGTCGGGCGTCGCACCTCACAGCATGTCTGGACCCGACAAAATCGCGGACGGACCGGGAATCGGAGGGGGCGACGGGATCGAAGTCACCGTCGGGATCGATCGACTCGAAGCCTTCCTCACGGCCGACGATCCCGACGTTCGGGAGTACGCTGCGCGAACGCTCGCGACGAAGGCCGCCGAGCGGCCCGACGACGTTCGCTCGGCCGTCCCGTCGCTGACCGACCGCCTCGAGGACGAGCCGTCGATCAGGTCCCACGCCGCCGCCGCGCTGTCCGCCGTCGCGGCCGACCACCCCGGCGCCGTTCGCGAGTCGATCCCCGCGCTGACCGACCGGCTGGAGGGCGAGGCGCGGAGCGCCTCGAGTACGAGCGGCGAAGCCGCGAGTGCGACCGTCCGCGCGGACGCGGCCGACGCGCTCGCGGCCGTCGCGGCCGCAGATCCCGCAGCAGTCGCCGACTCGATCGAGGCGCTCGGGCGCTACGCGACCGACGGGAACGAGCGGGTCAGGGTTCGGACGACCGACGCGCTCGCGGCCGTCGCCGACGCCCAGCCCGAACGGGCCGTCGCCGTCGTCGACGACGTCGCCGCCACGGCCGACGACGAGACGGCCGCCGTCCGCGAGAACGCGACGGCGGTCCTCGCGGCGGTCGCGGCGGCCGCTCCCGACGCGGTCCTCGAGGCCGTCCCGGCCCTGGTCGATCGGCTCGAGGACGAGGCGGACGACCCGGACGGCGCGACCGCGTCCGCCGAGGCCGGAGCGATCGGCGGCCACGCGATGGAAGCGCTTCGAGCGATCGCCGACGACTCGCCGGCGGCCGTCGCGGACGCGGTCGATCCGATCGCAGCCCGCTTCGCGGACGACCGAGAAGGGGTCCGTCACGACGCCGCCATCGCCCTCGCGTCGATCGCAGCCGCCCGGCCCGAGGCGGTCACCGAGGCCGTCGATCGACTCGCGGACCGACTCGACGACGCGGCGGCGATCCGCCGCGAAGTGCGCCGGCGCGCTGCGCGAGTCGCGGCAGCCGAACCCGGCGGCGTCGCGTCGGCGACCGCCGCTCTCGTCGACCGACTCGACGACCCGCTCGAGGCGTTCGGACGGACGCCGCCGGGACGCTCGCATCGGTCGCGGCGGAGCGCCCGACCGCGATCGCCGAGGCCGTCCGCCCGCTGGCCCGACGGCTGGAGACGGACGTCGAGGCGGTTCGGAGCCACGGCGTCACGGCGATCGCGGCCGTCGCCGACGAGCGGCCGGCCGCGGTCGAACCCGTCGTCACCGAACTGGCCGCCGTCGCCGACGCCGACGACGAGCGCGTTCGCCTCGACGCGGTCCGGGCGATCGCCGCCGTAGCGTCGTCCTCGCCCGACGCGATCCGACCGGTCGTCCCCGCTCTCGCCGAACGGGTCGACGACCCCCACGAACCGGTCCGCCGGCCCGCAGTCGACGCGCTGGCCGCGCTGGCACGCGAGACGCCCGCCGCGGGGACGGACGTTCCCGCGCTCCTCGAGGCCCTCGAGGGCGAGGCGGAGAACGCCTCGGACGCGGACGACGAGTGGATTCAGGGGTACGCGGCCCGCGGCCTCGCCGACGTCGCGCGGTCGGCGACCGCCGACGCCCACCCGGCGGTCGGTCGCTGACCCGGCGGCTCGACGACGACGCGGCCGCCGTTCGGCAGGCCGCGACGCGCGATCTCGTGACCGTCGCGGCCGAGCGCCCGCTGGCGGTTCGCGGCGCCGTCGGCCCGCTGGCCGAGCCGTTGGGAGACGAGGACGCGACGGTTCGGAACAACGCGGCGATCGTCCTCTCGCGGGTCGCGGCGTCGGCCCCCGACGATCTCCGCGAGGACGACGTGGTGGTCTCGTTGCTGGCGGCGCTGGACGACCCGGATCGTTCCGTTCGCCGGACCGTTCGCCGGACGCTCGGCGAGATCGCACCCGACACCGGCGACGACTGTCGGCCGACACTGTCGCTGGCCGTCGCGGAGACGACGGCCGAAGCGGAGCGGGTCCGCGTCGCCGCCTGCGAGGCCATCGCCACGCTCGGCCTCGAGTCCGGGGCGGAGGCCGAGGCCGTCGTCGAGGCGCTCGCCGAACTGCTGGTCGATCCGACGCCGGCCGTTCGCGCCGCGGCGCTGGACACCCTCGAGACGACGCTCGCGGAGGACGCCGACGTCGAGCCGACGCCGACCGACGTCGTCCTCGAACTGCTGTCGGGCGATGACGACCGGTCGGCCGCCGTCGCCGCCGCGCTCGGGGACATCGCCCGGATCAACTCGGAGCCTATCGCCGCGGCCGCCCCGTCGCTGCTCGAGCGGCTCGCACCGGGCGGAGCCGACGCGCCGGCGCTCCTGCGCGCGCTGACGACGGTCGACGCGGCGGACGACGGCGACGCCAGCACCGTCACCGGGGCGCTCGTCGATCGGCTCGACGCCGACGGGGACCGACGCGCGATCGCCGGGGAGATCGCCCGGCTCGCGGCGACGGCGCCCGACGACGCGGCCGCCGAGCGAGACCGACTGGCCGACCTGCTCGCGGAGCGGGCGGGAAGCGCCGGACGGAACGGGGACGGGGAGGCCGACGACGAGGCGGTCCGGGGCTACGCCGCGCTCGCGCTCGGCACCCTCGCGGTCACCGGTCGCGACGACGGAAGCGCGCTGGAATCCGAGCTCGAGGCGGTCG
This portion of the Haloterrigena gelatinilytica genome encodes:
- a CDS encoding sister chromatid cohesion protein PDS5, with the protein product MAEAVRPLARRLETDVEAVRSHGVTAIAAVADERPAAVEPVVTELAAVADADDERVRLDAVRAIAAVASSSPDAIRPVVPALAERVDDPHEPVRRPAVDALAALARETPAAGTDVPALLEALEGEAENASDADDEWIQGYAARGLADVARSATADAHPAVGR
- a CDS encoding HEAT repeat domain-containing protein; the encoded protein is MDSGVRGPRPRRRRAVGDRRRPPGGRSLTRRLDDDAAAVRQAATRDLVTVAAERPLAVRGAVGPLAEPLGDEDATVRNNAAIVLSRVAASAPDDLREDDVVVSLLAALDDPDRSVRRTVRRTLGEIAPDTGDDCRPTLSLAVAETTAEAERVRVAACEAIATLGLESGAEAEAVVEALAELLVDPTPAVRAAALDTLETTLAEDADVEPTPTDVVLELLSGDDDRSAAVAAALGDIARINSEPIAAAAPSLLERLAPGGADAPALLRALTTVDAADDGDASTVTGALVDRLDADGDRRAIAGEIARLAATAPDDAAAERDRLADLLAERAGSAGRNGDGEADDEAVRGYAALALGTLAVTGRDDGSALESELEAVDDRLLDAASLAAGGETPTHTDGINTQLSGMGDRLDAEPWVAGLAALALAVLADESATLRPTGIEKIAGGLEADGPVVRVAAGRVLETMADDDPSGFADAVPALLAALEDSDADVRAAAAGALAACAQSDDESPFEDAGRNPVPVLESRLADRDGRVRARAVRTLAALEAAETRPAIESLTDDPVPAVATAADDAVTRLADATDAPPDSDAATPPAGR